From the Scyliorhinus canicula chromosome 4, sScyCan1.1, whole genome shotgun sequence genome, the window TAACAAAGGATGGAGTAAAGACTCAATATTGGATTATGATCCGTTAagtgttttttcttgttaaaactaattagcagacctgtgattctgttccttgtttaaagttgtttttttttgagccagggttccattctgagatCTTTCCATCCAGTTACTGTAACACCCTCAACACTTTTTTTGTTCCAGTAGAACTCTCTCCAAACAAATTCTGTATGGCCCACAGAATGACATTGCAACACTTGCTCTATGTGGAAGAAGTGAGTGAGATTAATTTTAATACCTGAACCAGTTCAgccagttaagaggcaggtgCTGATTGGACACTAGTTGGTTGTGGTTGGGCCTTCATCAGAAGTGCAGCTGTGGTGATTGAATGGGGTCAGATGGGAGGGTAAGGAAGTCATTGAGGTAGATGGAAAAGGCAGAAAAAGTGATAAATCTGTTCTATGGGCAGGTGCAGACAAAGGATGTGTCTATTGGGGCAGTtctggattttgggaaggaggatAAGCGGATATTGGGGGAACTTGAGTTTAGAGGCTGTGGGGGAAAGATTTCCAGAGTGAGGCAGATGACATGTCCTGCAAATTATGGTTTGATGTTCAAAGTTGGGTGGAGTAGCAAGTTTCTGCTTTGGTATTTGACCTTTTTGCTAGTAGAGATCAACAAGTCAGGCAACAGAACCATGGCAGCAGGTTGATTTCAGGATTGAACCTGAAATGGAAGAGTGCAAGTTCAGGGGGGTAGATTGAGGTGAGTAAGGAGAACAAAATTGAGATAAATGGCATTGTGCTGAGAGTTCTCCAATCAGAGGCCACCAGAAGGAGATAGGTAAGAGGGCTTCTGAGTGTGAGGGGGGACTCCTGACCAAAGAAGTGAGAGAAAATGGGCTCTGTCATGCCCAGATTGAAGTTTATTTGAGGTGAGGGTGCTGGGTGAAGAAGCTCTGATTGTTCAAGGACCGAAGGGGAAGATTGGAGGGTATTGTTTGGGGTCTGAAGGGGAGGTTGGAGGGTGTTAAATACAATGTAAGAGGTGAGATTGAAGAAGCAAGGGGAAGAAGGGTGCAGAGacgttttttttaaagattgtgatccTTCACGTGTGAAAGGCAGAAAATTATTAACTCAAAGCAATTCTGATCAATTTAATTTGACCCTTCACATGGCATTTTAACAAGTATCCGTTGAGGTATTGTGCATGGTGTGGACTGTGGCTCGAGATTTTAATTCAAGTAATACTGAATCGCTAAGAGATATTCATCCAAAAGTACAGGTTCTGAAGGGTGGAATTAAGTTTGAACCCACGTGTATTAAATTGGAGTTGGTTTTAATAATAGACCTATTGCATATTTGCGTTGTTTGGGAACCATTTGAGACTAACTAATTTGCAATGAATTGCATGGGGCCTAGACGGTTTGTGCTCCTTGCTGGTGAAGCATTAGTTTGCAACGGGGTGAGTAGTGGGCGGCTGCTGCAGTTTGAGGTGATCCTCCATCGATCTGGAGGACAATGGAACAGACAGGGGCTCCTCAACTGCAGCACAGAATGGGGCTGAGGTTACCTAGCAGCCAGCCACTGACCAATGGGGGCGGCGgggcggaggccaggccccgccccctggcTCTGCGCTATATAAAGCGCTCATTAGGCAGGCAGTCAGTCTCCTGCAGTGTGTAGTGAAAGCCGTCGTTGCAACATGGCGAGGGAACAGCTCTGTAAGCTATTTGTTGGCGGGCTCAGCTTCGAGACGGTGGAAGGCAACTTGCGGAACCATTTTGAGGAGTGGGGCAAGCTGACCGACTGCGTTGTCGTGCAAGATACCATCACCCGGCGCCCCCGCGGCTTCGGCTTTGTCACGTACTCTTCGCCGAGCGAGGCGGATGCTGCCATGGCTGCTAGGCCTCATGTCTTAGATGGCCGCACGGTGGATCTCAAACGAGCTGTGCCAAGGGAAGACTCCAACAAACCTGGCTTCAACATGAAGGTAAAGAAGATCTTTGTTGGCGGTATTAAAGAGAACCTTGGCGAGGATGATTTACAAAGCTACTTCTCAGACTATGGTATGATTGAGAAAGTAGATGTGATCTGTGACCGAGAGACTGGCAAGAAAAGAGGCTTTGCCTTTGTGTACTTCGATGACCATGATTCTGTTGATAAAGCGGTTATACAGAAGTACCACATGATTAATGGCTACCGGTGTGAAGTCAAGAAAGGTTTGTCGAAGGAGGAGATGCAGAGCGGAACTAGACCTCGCGGCCGAGCTGGCACCTTTAGCCAGAGAAACGGCCGgagtaatggcaattttggaaatGCGGCTGGGTACGGGGCCCAGGGCGGCGGAGGCGGAGGCGGCTACTACAGCGATAGAGGAAGCCGGGGAGACGTCTACGGCGGTTACGGTGATGGGGGTTATCCTCGGCGTGATCGTTCCTTCTCGGGCGGAAGTTATGATCGAATTCGGGATTATGGGTTTGCGAACTATGGCGGCGGCGAGAGAGGATACAATAATGAAAATTACGACGACGTGTATGACAATTTCGGGAGCTATTCCCCTGAGCAGTCCAGCTATGGCCCCATGAGAGGAGGGGGTGGTATGGAAAAGTATGCTGGACCCTACAGGGGAGATTATGGTGCTAGCAATAGAAACCGAAACAGAGATTATGGAGGATATGCCTTTTAACATGCGCATGAATTTAATGTGTATGGGGGAAGTATTTGATTTGTACACATGGCTCAAGCTAAAAGTGAATTGTGTGTAAACTGTGTAAGGGGGACGTATTTGATATGTACACAGAAGTAGCTGTAAAGCTACATAATGTATTCATCTAATCAAGGATAATTGTATACTTTTTTCACAATAAAAAAAATTCAGTTTCCAGTCTGTCCAGTTAACTTGTAAGTCTGAAATTACTTTTATTAGGAGCATTTTAATCATGGAAATTCACAAGCATTACATCCATTCAAGTCTTTGTAAAGGCTTAACACCACCACCTTTTTTATTTTCTTGATAAATTCTGATGCTACATGGTTTTAATTTTAAGATCCTTAATCTAAACTCTAATTTCCATCTGTTTTTCTTTTTGGAGCTTGAATGTTAAAGCTAGAGATGAAGATTCATTCCAAGACTGATGATGAAGGAGGCTCGGGAATCTATTTCCAATTATTCAATGTTTTTTTAAGTTACAAAACATTTGTGTGAAGTACGAAAAGTAACATTTTTTTATTCGGAAGAACCTGTCGAGTAGATGCAGTAACTTGGGGGTGGAACTTGTTATGACCAGGTCCAGTCTTTCACTTGACTTTTATTTGTTGCGTATTTGAGAATCGACACATCCTGGATGTTGGTCACATGAGCATTCTGGAAGTAATTGACATCAAAGACATGAAATATAagtaggtttgtgtgtgtgttctaCTAGAGCAAGTGAGTCTGAACTCCTCCAGTCTCATGTTTTGTTACCTAATGAGCGAAGACTAGCTGAGATAGGTTTCCCATTGCTTTCATCAGTTTTACTTTTGAGTACTGTTTTTCCTATGAattgggaacaggagtagactaGAAGTTCTTCAAGCTGTTCTGTCTGCCGTACAATTGTGGCTAATCTTTGCAAACTCCACTTTTCCATCCATTCCCATAACCATTGATTCCTGAGTGGGAGATTTcacccattaaaaaaaaagtaacaatGCATTTTCATGCGTCTAaaaataattccaaagattctcaaaTCTTTGAAGAAATTTATTTTTGTCTCGGTCCTAACTGATGACTCCTTAGGATTCTTATGGGCCTTAGAAAAACTCAGGCTATGTTTCATTCTTCTATACCCCAATTTACTTTCCCCCTAATCATAGGAGAATATACTCATCAGAGGAATGAATTTCGTGAAACTTGGTGGTCTGCAACAAAGATTATAATGGGGGACTTGCGGTGAGCATTGCTGCTCAGACCTAACAGGTCTGGACTGAATATCCATCCATTTGTCTCCGCTTGATGGAGCCGTCTGCAATGGGGTCCTGAACCCCAACCCATCTGATGCAGAGATGAAGAAAAGGATTGTTCGAGCTTGGAGCCGAGTACCCTGCTGCATAATTTTAATTACTTGGTATAGCTGGCTGGAGCTTTCTGAGAAACACTGCAACTAATCTAAGGGCTTTGTCTATATGTCCGGTTCATCTGTGTATTTCCTTGTACACAGCCCCAATGGAAATAATTGTTCTCAAGCTATCaaaaacatcttgtagatggttaacTCCCCCAGTTCTGATATGACAAATAGCATAGTTCAGCAAAGATGGGAGGTGTTTTACAATGGGGAAATATCAGGACAGGATGCAGACCGTTGGCTCTTGAAAAGGTTTTGCACACAGTGGTTGCTGGATCTAGCACTTGTACTtctgatttttattttctttcatatCTGCCTTCTCGCTCCTTACAATTCATTCACTTACGTCCCTTGCTTCCTACATCAGCCCAGTTCTGTCCCATCCcctccctgctcttatttctCCCTCGAGTTGCAGCACTTACTGCAAACTCAATCCCAGTTGCCATCCTAATTAATTTCATCCTAGGAAATTTGtgacatctggttcactactgaTTCTTGTTCCCTCCCAGGTCATATAGCAAGTGTGGAAATCCTATTGTGGCTTTTGTGCTATGTAAGCAGTGTGTTTTATTCCTTTCTTCAAAAAAACTTTCACAACATCGCCTCCCAAAGCACTTAAACGCATGTATTCACTATAATTAAGGAAAAGTAACAGCAATTTGTGGTAAAGCAAGCTTGCACAAACTGACTAGATAATATAAATTCAACCAAATCAACTTCCATTATGGCAAAGAGCTAAAGTAACTTTTTATGATCTATCATTCCAATTGAAAAAGCTAATATTGGAAACTGACCATGAAGTTGCTGGATTGTTTTTAAAGACCCATTTGGTTCATGAATGCACTtttttaagggaaggaaatctgccactccCTATATGACTACAGATTGACAGTAATATCATTAACTCTTTGCCTTCTGAAATTGCCTTGCAAGGCCTCTGTTATATTAAGGCAGTAACTCATGCaccctttttttttttggaaggatggaattggagatgggcaataattcCCAGTTCTACTGTTTCCCATGAATACATTTAAAAACAACATTGTATGGGAATCTTAAAATCTGCACCTCAAAACAGTCCAGTAGTCGTTTAATACTGGGCTGATGTGTCAGCCTGAAGCTTGTGTTTTGAAGTCTTGGGTGAGATTGGAAATGGTAATCACCTGACTTGGAGTGCTCTCTTCTGTTGCTCATGGCTTTCTTCATATATGCTGGCTGCAATGAATctcaatccctgcagtgcaggaggctattcaggtcatcgagtctgcaccaaccctccaaatgaAGCCCCTAACTTAAGTcgcccccatccctgtaaccccacctaacctgcacatatttggactgtgggaagaaacccgtggagactgtgcaaactaaactccacacagtcacccaaggttagaattgcacctcggtccctggcgctgaggcagtgcCATCCTTGGTCTCTTCTGTTTCATAACTGCATACTTGGTGATATTTTCCTGAGCCATTGGGCCAGTTTCCAAACACATACTTATGATGCCCACCTCTCTTTTCAGTCTTCATTAGTTTTTGCCATGTTCTCATTCGTTGTCAAATATCAAGCAAATTACAAGTGTCCTATTGCCTGAGTGGGTATATTTTTGGTTTACATAAAACATCCCCCCTCAGAAAATAGGCCACCTGTTCTACATCAGTatttatttaacattttaaaGCTGGAAACAGCATAAACCTCAATCCAGCACTCAAGCAGTTGATCTATTAAGAAGAGCAGAGTCCTCCCAAGATAAACATCTGACCGATTTCCTTTGCAAGGTACTGCTTTAAAATGGGTgtcagcatttttaaaatttcagtaTAATTTCAGTATTCTatctaatatttccaaatttagtGGAGCAACATTTCGTCAGTTAATTTGACCCAAACTGCTGTATACAAAATACTACTTTTATTAACTATGACTTAATATTAAATATGACTTAAATATAATGTAAAACTAAATATTCT encodes:
- the LOC119965272 gene encoding heterogeneous nuclear ribonucleoprotein A0-like; its protein translation is MAREQLCKLFVGGLSFETVEGNLRNHFEEWGKLTDCVVVQDTITRRPRGFGFVTYSSPSEADAAMAARPHVLDGRTVDLKRAVPREDSNKPGFNMKVKKIFVGGIKENLGEDDLQSYFSDYGMIEKVDVICDRETGKKRGFAFVYFDDHDSVDKAVIQKYHMINGYRCEVKKGLSKEEMQSGTRPRGRAGTFSQRNGRSNGNFGNAAGYGAQGGGGGGGYYSDRGSRGDVYGGYGDGGYPRRDRSFSGGSYDRIRDYGFANYGGGERGYNNENYDDVYDNFGSYSPEQSSYGPMRGGGGMEKYAGPYRGDYGASNRNRNRDYGGYAF